A single region of the Gorilla gorilla gorilla isolate KB3781 chromosome 1, NHGRI_mGorGor1-v2.1_pri, whole genome shotgun sequence genome encodes:
- the OR13G1 gene encoding olfactory receptor 13G1, translating to MNHSVVTEFIILGLTKKPELQGIIFLFFLIIYLVAFLGNMLIIIAVIYNNTLHTPMYVFLLTLAVVDIICTTSIIPKMLGTMLTSENTISYAGCMSQLFFFTWSLGAEMVLFTTMAYDRYVAICFPLHYSTIMNHHMCVALLSMVMAIAVTNSWVHTALIMRLTFCGPNTIDHFFCEKPPLLALSCSPVRINEVMVYVADITLAIGDFILTCISYGFIIVAILRIRTVEGKRKAFSTCSSHLTVMTLYYSPVIYTYIRPASSYTFEIDKVVAALYTLVTPTLNPMVYSFQNREMQAGIRNVFAFLKHW from the coding sequence ATGAATCACAGCGTTGTAACTGAGTTCATTATTCTGGGCCTCACCAAAAAGCCTGAACTCCAGGGAAttatcttcctcttttttctcattatctATCTTGTGGCTTTTCTTGGCaacatgctcatcatcattgCCGTAATCTATAACAACACCTTGCATACGCCCATGTATGTTTTCCTTCTGACACTGGCTGTTGTGGACATCATCTGCACAACAAGCATCATACCGAAGATGCTGGGGACCATGCTAACATCAGAAAATACCATTTCATATGCAGGCTGCATGTCCCAGCTCTTCTTCTTCACATGGTCTCTGGGAGCTGAGATGGTTCTCTTCACCACCATGGCCTATGACCGCTATGTGGCCATTTGTTTCCCTCTTCATTACAGTACTATTATGAACCACCATATGTGTGTAGCCTTGCTCAGCATGGTCATGGCTATTGCAGTCACCAATTCCTGGGTGCACACAGCTCTTATCATGAGGTTGACTTTCTGTGGGCCAAACACCATTGACCACTTCTTCTGTGAGAAACCCCCATTGCTGGCTTTGTCCTGTAGCCCTGTAAGAATCAATGAGGTGATGGTGTATGTTGCTGATATTACCCTGGCCATAGGGGACTTTATTCTTACCTGCATCTCCTATGGTTTTATCATTGTTGCTATTCTCCGTATCCGCACAGTAGAAGGCAAGAGGAAGGCCTTCTCAACATGCTCATCTCATCTCACAGTGATGACCCTTTACTATTCTCCTGTAATCTACACCTATATCCGCCCTGCTTCCAGCTATACATTTGAAATAGACAAGGTGGTAGCTGCACTCTATACTCTTGTGACTCCCACATTAAACCCGATGGTGTACAGCTTCCAGAATAGGGAGATGCAGGCAGGAATTAGGAACGTGTTTGCATTTCTGAAACACTGGTAG